From Juglans regia cultivar Chandler chromosome 6, Walnut 2.0, whole genome shotgun sequence, the proteins below share one genomic window:
- the LOC108995871 gene encoding uncharacterized protein LOC108995871 isoform X1, translated as MKESGISEELELAKKRCWVVIDRTPRLPLIDSCRSTLLRLAHSELNFLSRCPTRSSTRLSLNIGHLEAIVHILQQPCLTGVSRVCKPIPVSSTDWNGLKTNSCSKGVHVDIVCTLNRQPVWIIVSDRNPRYIPWDKCQKSKGLRLRVEEVLAAARSSMTLKPYSIILFFSNGVGNFVREKLREEFGASEIELEFSVFDFDFSEDLDGEWINVLARSYQDACVLEIKVDDIGDIISSPGCELKGLSVAAVTPRLSEELAERSAGDPFCSLISRMKYCPFEVKNLEYSEMKELLGDVDLINFDTTALIALVSGISNGGTEKLLGTPESELRQRFKGNFEFVIGQVMSEIENPIHVELGGVISGRRGIICESVHSEFMDLVLMCGGPNEKFRANQLLKCLTLVPDSPSQRVMGLPTTRKLALKNKALMFIVLCSRYMQDPNTKSSAWHYGIESQTGQGGSYCQTSLLLPGLCIRLS; from the exons ATGAAGGAGAGTGGGATTTCAGAAGAATTGGAATTGGCAAAGAAGAGATGCTGGGTCGTCATAGATAGAACACCGAGATTGCCTCTCATCGACTCATGCAGGAGCACTCTCCTTAGACTCGCCCACTCCGAGCTCAATTTCCTCTCCCGGTGTCCCACTCGCTCTTCCACACGCCTCAG TTTAAATATTGGGCACCTCGAAGCAATTGTTCACATTCTCCAGCAGCCATGTCTAACTGGTGTTTCCAGAGTTTGCAAGCCAATACCTGTATCATCTACAGATTGGAATGGGTTGAAAACCAATTCTTGTTCTAAAGGCGTCCATGTCGATATAGTTTGTACTCTCAATAGGCAACCTGTGTGGATTATTGTATCTGATAGGAACCCAAGGTACATTCCTTGGGATAAATGTCAAAAGAGTAAGGGCTTGAGATTGCGAGTTGAAGAAGTCCTTGCTGCAGCTCGGTCTTCAATGACATTGAAACCTTACTCGATCATTCTTTTCTTCTCGAATGGTGTTGGAAACTTTGTTAGAGAGAAACTCAGAGAAGAATTTGGGGCATCTGAGATTGAATTGGAGTTCTCCGTTTTCGATTTTGACTTCTCTGAGGATTTGGATGGTGAGTGGATAAATGTGCTTGCAAGATCGTACCAAGATGCATGTGTGCTTGAAATAAAGGTTGATGATATTGGTGATATCATTTCAAGTCCTGGATGTGAATTGAAAGGGTTAAGTGTTGCTGCAGTCACACCAAGGCTTTCAGAAGAGCTAGCGGAGAGAAGTGCGGGTGATCCTTTTTGTTCACtcatttcgaggatgaaatacTGCCCTTTTGAAGTTAAAAATTTGGAATATTCTGAAATGAAGGAGCTGTTAGGTGACGttgatcttataaattttgATACAACAGCATTGATTGCACTTGTATCAGGGATCAGTAATGGTGGTACCGAGAAACTTTTGGGTACTCCAGAGAGTGAATTGAGACAGCGGTTTAAGGGAAACTTTGAGTTTGTGATTGGACAG GTGATGTCTGAAATTGAGAATCCAATTCATGTGGAACTGGGTGGTGTAATATCTGGAAGGAGAGGCATAATATGTGAAAGTGTTCATTCAGAGTTCATGGATTTAGTACTGATGTGTGGAGGGCCTAATGAGAAGTTCAGAGCCAATCAATTACTCAAGTGCCTGAC GCTGGTGCCGGATAGTCCTTCGCAACGTGTTATGGGTCTGCCAACTACAAGAAAGCTGGCATTGAAGAACAAG GCACTAATGTTCATAGTTCTATGTAGCAGATACATGCAAGATCCAAATACTAAGAGTTCTGCATGGCACTATGGCATAGAATCTCAAACAGGACAGGGTGGTTCATACTGCCAAACCAGCCTTCTGCTCCCTGGGCTTTGCATCAGGCTAAGCTAA
- the LOC108995871 gene encoding uncharacterized protein LOC108995871 isoform X4 — MKESGISEELELAKKRCWVVIDRTPRLPLIDSCRSTLLRLAHSELNFLSRCPTRSSTRLSLNIGHLEAIVHILQQPCLTGVSRVCKPIPVSSTDWNGLKTNSCSKGVHVDIVCTLNRQPVWIIVSDRNPRYIPWDKCQKSKGLRLRVEEVLAAARSSMTLKPYSIILFFSNGVGNFVREKLREEFGASEIELEFSVFDFDFSEDLDGEWINVLARSYQDACVLEIKVDDIGDIISSPGCELKGLSVAAVTPRLSEELAERSAGDPFCSLISRMKYCPFEVKNLEYSEMKELLGDVDLINFDTTALIALVSGISNGGTEKLLGTPESELRQRFKGNFEFVIGQVMSEIENPIHVELGGVISGRRGIICESVHSEFMDLVLMCGGPNEKFRANQLLKCLTLVPDSPSQRVMGLPTTRKLALKNKIHARSKY, encoded by the exons ATGAAGGAGAGTGGGATTTCAGAAGAATTGGAATTGGCAAAGAAGAGATGCTGGGTCGTCATAGATAGAACACCGAGATTGCCTCTCATCGACTCATGCAGGAGCACTCTCCTTAGACTCGCCCACTCCGAGCTCAATTTCCTCTCCCGGTGTCCCACTCGCTCTTCCACACGCCTCAG TTTAAATATTGGGCACCTCGAAGCAATTGTTCACATTCTCCAGCAGCCATGTCTAACTGGTGTTTCCAGAGTTTGCAAGCCAATACCTGTATCATCTACAGATTGGAATGGGTTGAAAACCAATTCTTGTTCTAAAGGCGTCCATGTCGATATAGTTTGTACTCTCAATAGGCAACCTGTGTGGATTATTGTATCTGATAGGAACCCAAGGTACATTCCTTGGGATAAATGTCAAAAGAGTAAGGGCTTGAGATTGCGAGTTGAAGAAGTCCTTGCTGCAGCTCGGTCTTCAATGACATTGAAACCTTACTCGATCATTCTTTTCTTCTCGAATGGTGTTGGAAACTTTGTTAGAGAGAAACTCAGAGAAGAATTTGGGGCATCTGAGATTGAATTGGAGTTCTCCGTTTTCGATTTTGACTTCTCTGAGGATTTGGATGGTGAGTGGATAAATGTGCTTGCAAGATCGTACCAAGATGCATGTGTGCTTGAAATAAAGGTTGATGATATTGGTGATATCATTTCAAGTCCTGGATGTGAATTGAAAGGGTTAAGTGTTGCTGCAGTCACACCAAGGCTTTCAGAAGAGCTAGCGGAGAGAAGTGCGGGTGATCCTTTTTGTTCACtcatttcgaggatgaaatacTGCCCTTTTGAAGTTAAAAATTTGGAATATTCTGAAATGAAGGAGCTGTTAGGTGACGttgatcttataaattttgATACAACAGCATTGATTGCACTTGTATCAGGGATCAGTAATGGTGGTACCGAGAAACTTTTGGGTACTCCAGAGAGTGAATTGAGACAGCGGTTTAAGGGAAACTTTGAGTTTGTGATTGGACAG GTGATGTCTGAAATTGAGAATCCAATTCATGTGGAACTGGGTGGTGTAATATCTGGAAGGAGAGGCATAATATGTGAAAGTGTTCATTCAGAGTTCATGGATTTAGTACTGATGTGTGGAGGGCCTAATGAGAAGTTCAGAGCCAATCAATTACTCAAGTGCCTGAC GCTGGTGCCGGATAGTCCTTCGCAACGTGTTATGGGTCTGCCAACTACAAGAAAGCTGGCATTGAAGAACAAG ATACATGCAAGATCCAAATACTAA
- the LOC108995871 gene encoding uncharacterized protein LOC108995871 isoform X2 — MKESGISEELELAKKRCWVVIDRTPRLPLIDSCRSTLLRLAHSELNFLSRCPTRSSTRLSLNIGHLEAIVHILQQPCLTGVSRVCKPIPVSSTDWNGLKTNSCSKGVHVDIVCTLNRQPVWIIVSDRNPRYIPWDKCQKSKGLRLRVEEVLAAARSSMTLKPYSIILFFSNGVGNFVREKLREEFGASEIELEFSVFDFDFSEDLDGEWINVLARSYQDACVLEIKVDDIGDIISSPGCELKGLSVAAVTPRLSEELAERSAGDPFCSLISRMKYCPFEVKNLEYSEMKELLGDVDLINFDTTALIALVSGISNGGTEKLLGTPESELRQRFKGNFEFVIGQVMSEIENPIHVELGGVISGRRGIICESVHSEFMDLVLMCGGPNEKFRANQLLKCLTLVPDSPSQRVMGLPTTRKLALKNKVVFGTGDYWFAPTLTANMAFVRAISQTGMSLFTIEHRPRALTGD, encoded by the exons ATGAAGGAGAGTGGGATTTCAGAAGAATTGGAATTGGCAAAGAAGAGATGCTGGGTCGTCATAGATAGAACACCGAGATTGCCTCTCATCGACTCATGCAGGAGCACTCTCCTTAGACTCGCCCACTCCGAGCTCAATTTCCTCTCCCGGTGTCCCACTCGCTCTTCCACACGCCTCAG TTTAAATATTGGGCACCTCGAAGCAATTGTTCACATTCTCCAGCAGCCATGTCTAACTGGTGTTTCCAGAGTTTGCAAGCCAATACCTGTATCATCTACAGATTGGAATGGGTTGAAAACCAATTCTTGTTCTAAAGGCGTCCATGTCGATATAGTTTGTACTCTCAATAGGCAACCTGTGTGGATTATTGTATCTGATAGGAACCCAAGGTACATTCCTTGGGATAAATGTCAAAAGAGTAAGGGCTTGAGATTGCGAGTTGAAGAAGTCCTTGCTGCAGCTCGGTCTTCAATGACATTGAAACCTTACTCGATCATTCTTTTCTTCTCGAATGGTGTTGGAAACTTTGTTAGAGAGAAACTCAGAGAAGAATTTGGGGCATCTGAGATTGAATTGGAGTTCTCCGTTTTCGATTTTGACTTCTCTGAGGATTTGGATGGTGAGTGGATAAATGTGCTTGCAAGATCGTACCAAGATGCATGTGTGCTTGAAATAAAGGTTGATGATATTGGTGATATCATTTCAAGTCCTGGATGTGAATTGAAAGGGTTAAGTGTTGCTGCAGTCACACCAAGGCTTTCAGAAGAGCTAGCGGAGAGAAGTGCGGGTGATCCTTTTTGTTCACtcatttcgaggatgaaatacTGCCCTTTTGAAGTTAAAAATTTGGAATATTCTGAAATGAAGGAGCTGTTAGGTGACGttgatcttataaattttgATACAACAGCATTGATTGCACTTGTATCAGGGATCAGTAATGGTGGTACCGAGAAACTTTTGGGTACTCCAGAGAGTGAATTGAGACAGCGGTTTAAGGGAAACTTTGAGTTTGTGATTGGACAG GTGATGTCTGAAATTGAGAATCCAATTCATGTGGAACTGGGTGGTGTAATATCTGGAAGGAGAGGCATAATATGTGAAAGTGTTCATTCAGAGTTCATGGATTTAGTACTGATGTGTGGAGGGCCTAATGAGAAGTTCAGAGCCAATCAATTACTCAAGTGCCTGAC GCTGGTGCCGGATAGTCCTTCGCAACGTGTTATGGGTCTGCCAACTACAAGAAAGCTGGCATTGAAGAACAAGGTAGTTTTTGGCACCGGTGATTACTGGTTTGCTCCAACCTTAACAGCAAATATGGCATTTGTTAGAGCAATTTCACAGACCGGAATGTCCCTGTTTACTATTGAGCATAGACCACGGGCTTTAACTGGCGATTAA
- the LOC108995871 gene encoding uncharacterized protein LOC108995871 isoform X3: protein MKESGISEELELAKKRCWVVIDRTPRLPLIDSCRSTLLRLAHSELNFLSRCPTRSSTRLSLNIGHLEAIVHILQQPCLTGVSRVCKPIPVSSTDWNGLKTNSCSKGVHVDIVCTLNRQPVWIIVSDRNPRYIPWDKCQKSKGLRLRVEEVLAAARSSMTLKPYSIILFFSNGVGNFVREKLREEFGASEIELEFSVFDFDFSEDLDGEWINVLARSYQDACVLEIKVDDIGDIISSPGCELKGLSVAAVTPRLSEELAERSAGDPFCSLISRMKYCPFEVKNLEYSEMKELLGDVDLINFDTTALIALVSGISNGGTEKLLGTPESELRQRFKGNFEFVIGQVMSEIENPIHVELGGVISGRRGIICESVHSEFMDLVLMCGGPNEKFRANQLLKCLTYMQDPNTKSSAWHYGIESQTGQGGSYCQTSLLLPGLCIRLS from the exons ATGAAGGAGAGTGGGATTTCAGAAGAATTGGAATTGGCAAAGAAGAGATGCTGGGTCGTCATAGATAGAACACCGAGATTGCCTCTCATCGACTCATGCAGGAGCACTCTCCTTAGACTCGCCCACTCCGAGCTCAATTTCCTCTCCCGGTGTCCCACTCGCTCTTCCACACGCCTCAG TTTAAATATTGGGCACCTCGAAGCAATTGTTCACATTCTCCAGCAGCCATGTCTAACTGGTGTTTCCAGAGTTTGCAAGCCAATACCTGTATCATCTACAGATTGGAATGGGTTGAAAACCAATTCTTGTTCTAAAGGCGTCCATGTCGATATAGTTTGTACTCTCAATAGGCAACCTGTGTGGATTATTGTATCTGATAGGAACCCAAGGTACATTCCTTGGGATAAATGTCAAAAGAGTAAGGGCTTGAGATTGCGAGTTGAAGAAGTCCTTGCTGCAGCTCGGTCTTCAATGACATTGAAACCTTACTCGATCATTCTTTTCTTCTCGAATGGTGTTGGAAACTTTGTTAGAGAGAAACTCAGAGAAGAATTTGGGGCATCTGAGATTGAATTGGAGTTCTCCGTTTTCGATTTTGACTTCTCTGAGGATTTGGATGGTGAGTGGATAAATGTGCTTGCAAGATCGTACCAAGATGCATGTGTGCTTGAAATAAAGGTTGATGATATTGGTGATATCATTTCAAGTCCTGGATGTGAATTGAAAGGGTTAAGTGTTGCTGCAGTCACACCAAGGCTTTCAGAAGAGCTAGCGGAGAGAAGTGCGGGTGATCCTTTTTGTTCACtcatttcgaggatgaaatacTGCCCTTTTGAAGTTAAAAATTTGGAATATTCTGAAATGAAGGAGCTGTTAGGTGACGttgatcttataaattttgATACAACAGCATTGATTGCACTTGTATCAGGGATCAGTAATGGTGGTACCGAGAAACTTTTGGGTACTCCAGAGAGTGAATTGAGACAGCGGTTTAAGGGAAACTTTGAGTTTGTGATTGGACAG GTGATGTCTGAAATTGAGAATCCAATTCATGTGGAACTGGGTGGTGTAATATCTGGAAGGAGAGGCATAATATGTGAAAGTGTTCATTCAGAGTTCATGGATTTAGTACTGATGTGTGGAGGGCCTAATGAGAAGTTCAGAGCCAATCAATTACTCAAGTGCCTGAC ATACATGCAAGATCCAAATACTAAGAGTTCTGCATGGCACTATGGCATAGAATCTCAAACAGGACAGGGTGGTTCATACTGCCAAACCAGCCTTCTGCTCCCTGGGCTTTGCATCAGGCTAAGCTAA
- the LOC108995867 gene encoding NDR1/HIN1-like protein 6, protein MAEHQRIHPVVDMEAPPTAPLVPHGSSISEKGSPVRRHPQPPTQQFPVPVIHSRPAKSRSCCKCICWTISLLVLLLVIAGATAGILYLVFQPKLPSYSVDSLKISSLGLDIDMSLYAKFDVKITAYNPNKKIGIYYEKGGRLSVWYANTKLCDGALPKFYQGHQNKTVLHLALTGQTQYGSTLMTAIQEQQQTGRIPLDLKVDAPVAIKLGKLKLKKVRILGGCLLVVDSLSANNFISIKASNCRFRLKL, encoded by the coding sequence ATGGCAGAGCACCAAAGAATCCATCCAGTGGTGGACATGGAAGCCCCACCAACAGCTCCTTTGGTGCCTCATGGCTCATCGATATCAGAAAAAGGTAGTCCCGTTCGGCGGCATCCCCAGCCTCCAACACAGCAATTTCCTGTTCCGGTGATCCATTCGAGGCCAGCAAAGAGTAGAAGTTGTTGCAAATGCATATGTTGGACAATTAGCCTCCTTGTTCTCCTACTAGTTATAGCCGGAGCCACTGCTGGAATTCTATACCTAGTCTTCCAACCAAAACTTCCATCATACTCAGTCGATAGCTTGAAGATAAGCAGTTTAGGGCTCGACATTGACATGTCCCTATATGCAAAATTCGACGTGAAGATCACGGCCTATAATCCGAACAAGAAGATCGGAATTTACTACGAGAAAGGGGGCCGGTTGAGTGTGTGGTATGCAAACACTAAGCTTTGTGATGGGGCATTGCCAAAGTTCTATCAGGGACATCAAAACAAGACAGTACTGCATCTGGCCTTAACCGGCCAAACGCAGTATGGTAGCACTTTGATGACTGCAATCCAGGAACAACAACAAACTGGAAGAATTCCTTTGGATCTTAAGGTTGATGCACCGGTGGCAATCAAACTTGGCAAGCTGAAGCTCAAAAAGGTCAGGATCTTGGGAGGATGCTTGTTGGTCGTGGATAGTTTATCTGCTAATAATTTCATCAGCATTAAAGCCAGCAATTGTAGGTTCAGGCTGAAGCTTTGA